A single region of the Mycobacterium lentiflavum genome encodes:
- a CDS encoding ATP-dependent helicase, translated as MNPRYSPEELACALGLFPPTAEQAAVIAAPPGPLVVIAGAGAGKTETMAARVVWLIANGYADPGQVLGLTFTRKAAGQLLRRVRSRLARLAGLGSPASGSYAHGETGPGALESAGTPTVSTYHAFAGSLLRDYGLLLPIEPDTRLLSETELWQLAFDVVNGYGGQLHTDRAPAAVTSMVLRLWGQLTEHLVDTDQLRDTHLELERLVHALPAGPYQRDRGPSQWLLRLLAAQTERTELVPLLDALQERMRAAKVMDFGVQMASAARLAANFPQVGEDVRNRYRVVLLDEYQDTGHAQRVALSALFGGGSNVQDDGLALTAVGDPIQSIYGWRGASATNLPRFTTDFPQSDGTPAPVLELRTSWRNPPSTLHIANAISAEARRRSVAVHALRSRPDAPPGTVRAALLPDAQAEREWIADHLHEHYQRARADGVNPPTAAVLVRRNADAAPIADTLRARGIPVEVVGLAGLLSIPEVAELVAMLRLVADPTAGAAAMRVLTGPRWRLGGRDVAALWQRAASLGAGRPTDASSAESIAMAADPSNIEADTACLADAIGDPGPATAYSAAGYQRITALAAELSALRGHLGLSLPDLVAEVRRALGIDCEVRAAAGHGGWAGAEHLDAFADVVAAYAERTSATDVSAAASVLGLLAYLDAAEVVENGLAPAPLAVAKDRVQVLTVHSAKGLEWQVVAVAHLSGGTFPSTASRSSWLTDAAELPPLLRGDRAAAGSLGIPVLDLADVTNRKQLSDKIAEHRRQLEQRRVDEERRLLYVGITRAEDTLLVSGHHWGPTGVKPRGPSDFLCELKDIIDRSAAAGEPCGVVEQWAPTPADGDRNPLRDNVIEAIWPADPLASRRADVERGAALVAAAMAAPAKDCVDIDGWAADVDALLAERARCERRVERGLPGQLSVSGLVDLARDPEGAVQRLVHRLPTRPDPHALLGNAFHSWVQQFYGTEWLFDLGDLPGAADSDVGHTAELAALQDAFTRSHWAARTPIAVEVPFEMPIGDTVVRGRIDAVFAEPDGGATVVDWKTGEPPRGAEAKRQAAIQLAVYRLAWAALGGCPESSVRTAFHYVRTGATVVPDELPDLTELARLAPHGERDVAV; from the coding sequence ATGAACCCGCGCTACAGCCCGGAGGAATTAGCTTGTGCACTAGGGCTTTTCCCGCCGACCGCCGAGCAGGCCGCGGTCATCGCCGCGCCGCCCGGGCCGCTGGTCGTGATCGCCGGAGCGGGCGCGGGTAAAACCGAGACGATGGCCGCGCGGGTGGTGTGGCTGATCGCCAACGGGTACGCCGACCCCGGTCAGGTGCTGGGATTGACGTTCACCCGCAAGGCCGCCGGGCAGCTGCTGCGCCGGGTCCGTTCCCGGTTGGCCCGGTTGGCCGGTCTGGGCTCTCCCGCGAGCGGGAGTTACGCCCATGGCGAGACCGGCCCGGGTGCACTGGAATCGGCGGGCACCCCGACGGTCAGCACCTATCACGCGTTCGCGGGCTCGCTGCTGCGCGACTACGGGCTGCTGCTGCCGATCGAGCCCGACACCCGGTTGCTCAGCGAGACCGAACTGTGGCAGCTGGCCTTTGACGTGGTCAACGGCTATGGCGGGCAGCTGCATACCGACAGGGCACCGGCCGCGGTCACCTCGATGGTGCTGCGCCTGTGGGGCCAGCTCACCGAGCACCTGGTCGACACCGACCAACTCCGCGACACCCACCTCGAACTGGAGCGGCTGGTGCACGCCCTGCCCGCCGGCCCCTACCAGCGCGACCGCGGACCGAGCCAATGGCTACTGCGGCTGCTGGCCGCTCAGACCGAACGCACCGAGCTGGTGCCGCTGCTCGACGCGTTGCAGGAGCGGATGCGTGCCGCGAAGGTCATGGACTTCGGTGTGCAAATGGCCTCGGCGGCAAGGCTTGCCGCGAACTTCCCGCAAGTCGGGGAGGACGTGCGCAACCGCTACCGGGTGGTGCTGCTCGACGAGTACCAGGACACCGGCCACGCCCAACGCGTCGCGTTGTCGGCCCTGTTCGGCGGCGGCTCCAACGTTCAAGACGACGGGCTGGCACTCACGGCGGTCGGCGATCCGATTCAGTCGATCTACGGCTGGCGCGGCGCTTCGGCAACCAACCTGCCCCGCTTCACCACCGACTTCCCGCAATCCGACGGCACTCCCGCGCCAGTGCTGGAGCTGCGGACCAGCTGGCGCAACCCGCCCAGCACCCTGCACATCGCCAATGCCATTTCGGCGGAAGCACGGCGCCGGTCCGTGGCCGTGCACGCCTTGCGATCCCGCCCCGACGCCCCGCCCGGCACCGTCCGGGCTGCGCTACTTCCCGATGCGCAGGCCGAACGAGAGTGGATCGCCGACCACCTGCACGAGCACTACCAGCGGGCGCGTGCCGACGGCGTCAATCCGCCGACCGCCGCGGTGCTGGTGCGCCGCAACGCAGATGCCGCACCGATCGCCGATACCCTTCGCGCGCGCGGGATCCCGGTTGAGGTCGTCGGGCTGGCCGGCCTGCTGTCCATCCCGGAGGTGGCCGAACTGGTGGCCATGCTGCGCCTGGTCGCCGACCCCACGGCCGGTGCGGCGGCAATGCGGGTACTGACCGGGCCGCGCTGGCGCCTGGGCGGCCGGGATGTCGCCGCACTCTGGCAGCGTGCCGCGTCGCTCGGCGCGGGGCGCCCCACCGACGCGTCCTCGGCCGAGTCGATCGCGATGGCCGCGGACCCCTCCAACATCGAGGCCGACACCGCGTGCCTGGCCGACGCAATCGGTGATCCCGGCCCGGCCACCGCGTATTCGGCCGCGGGATATCAACGCATCACCGCGCTGGCCGCCGAACTCAGCGCCCTGCGTGGCCACTTGGGGCTTTCGCTACCCGACCTGGTCGCCGAGGTGCGGCGCGCGCTGGGTATCGACTGCGAGGTCCGCGCCGCCGCGGGTCATGGCGGCTGGGCCGGCGCCGAACACCTCGACGCCTTCGCCGACGTGGTCGCCGCCTACGCGGAACGAACCAGCGCGACAGACGTTTCGGCCGCGGCGTCGGTGCTGGGATTGCTGGCCTACCTAGACGCCGCCGAGGTCGTCGAAAACGGTTTGGCACCTGCACCGTTGGCGGTCGCGAAAGATCGGGTCCAGGTGCTCACCGTGCACTCCGCGAAGGGCTTGGAGTGGCAAGTGGTCGCGGTGGCCCACCTGTCCGGCGGAACGTTCCCGTCGACCGCGTCGCGCAGCAGCTGGTTGACCGATGCGGCGGAGTTGCCACCGTTGTTGCGCGGCGATCGCGCTGCAGCGGGCTCACTGGGCATCCCGGTGTTGGACCTCGCGGATGTCACCAATCGAAAGCAGCTGTCGGACAAGATTGCCGAGCATCGGCGGCAGCTCGAGCAGCGGCGCGTCGACGAAGAGCGCCGACTGCTGTACGTCGGGATCACCCGGGCCGAGGACACCCTGCTGGTCTCCGGTCATCACTGGGGACCCACCGGGGTCAAACCGCGCGGGCCGTCGGACTTCCTGTGTGAACTCAAGGACATCATCGACCGGTCGGCCGCGGCTGGCGAGCCCTGCGGCGTGGTGGAGCAGTGGGCACCGACGCCCGCCGACGGTGATCGAAACCCGCTGCGCGACAATGTTATCGAAGCAATATGGCCTGCCGATCCGCTGGCCTCTCGGCGTGCCGACGTTGAACGTGGGGCGGCGCTGGTGGCCGCCGCGATGGCGGCACCGGCGAAAGACTGCGTGGACATCGACGGCTGGGCTGCCGACGTCGATGCGTTACTGGCCGAGCGTGCTCGCTGCGAACGACGAGTGGAACGCGGCCTGCCCGGCCAGCTGTCGGTCAGTGGCCTGGTGGACCTGGCGCGCGATCCCGAGGGCGCGGTGCAGCGGTTGGTGCATCGCCTGCCGACTCGTCCGGATCCACATGCATTGCTGGGCAATGCCTTTCACTCCTGGGTGCAACAGTTCTACGGAACCGAGTGGCTTTTCGACCTCGGCGACCTGCCAGGGGCGGCGGATTCCGATGTCGGTCACACCGCAGAATTGGCCGCGCTGCAGGACGCATTCACCCGATCGCACTGGGCGGCCCGCACGCCCATCGCCGTCGAGGTCCCGTTCGAGATGCCGATCGGCGACACCGTCGTGCGCGGGCGCATCGACGCCGTCTTCGCCGAACCCGACGGTGGCGCCACGGTCGTGGACTGGAAGACCGGCGAACCGCCGCGCGGCGCCGAGGCGAAGCGACAGGCCGCCATCCAGCTCGCCGTCTATCGCTTGGCGTGGGCGGCGTTGGGCGGATGCCCGGAGTCCTCGGTGCGGACCGCGTTTCATTACGTACGCACCGGCGCCACCGTGGTCCCCGACGAATTGCCCGACCTCACCGAGCTGGCGCGGCTGGCCCCCCACGGCGAGCGTGACGTCGCGGTCTGA
- a CDS encoding potassium channel family protein produces MPKGRLRRLRGLDERLTTQPGHLLVGVLRIPEDHGSPARVITRRLIIALVVLFGAALVVYLDRNGYRDVRGGRLTFLDCLYFSAVSLSTTGYGDITPITETARLVNTVVFTPLRIAFLVVLVGTTLEVLSERSRQGWKIQRWRNRVRNHTIVIGYGTKGKRAVAARVSDEAVQGEIVVVDTDRSALEHATTAGLVTVHGDGTKSDVLRLAGAQHASSIIVATNRDDTAVLVTLTAREIAPKAKIVAAIRESENSHLLQQSGADSVVVSSETAGRLLGLATTMPSVVEMIEDLLTPDAGLAIAEREVEASEVGGSPRHLRDIVLGVVRDGQLLRIGAPEVDAIEATDRLLYIKNTGH; encoded by the coding sequence GTGCCCAAGGGTAGGTTGCGACGGCTGCGAGGTCTCGACGAGAGACTGACCACCCAGCCCGGTCACCTGCTGGTCGGCGTGCTGCGCATCCCCGAAGACCACGGCAGCCCGGCCCGCGTCATCACCCGCCGGCTGATCATTGCGCTAGTGGTCTTGTTCGGCGCCGCTCTCGTCGTCTACCTCGACCGCAACGGCTACCGCGACGTGCGCGGCGGACGGCTGACGTTCCTGGACTGCCTGTATTTCTCGGCGGTCTCGCTGTCAACGACCGGTTATGGCGACATCACCCCGATTACCGAAACCGCGCGCCTGGTCAACACCGTCGTCTTCACTCCGCTGCGCATCGCGTTCCTGGTCGTGTTGGTCGGAACGACGCTCGAGGTGCTCTCGGAGCGGTCCCGGCAGGGATGGAAAATTCAGCGTTGGAGGAACAGAGTGCGTAACCACACCATCGTGATCGGGTACGGCACCAAGGGCAAACGTGCCGTCGCCGCCCGGGTCAGCGACGAGGCCGTTCAGGGCGAAATCGTCGTCGTCGACACCGATCGCAGCGCCCTCGAGCACGCCACCACGGCCGGGCTGGTCACCGTGCACGGCGACGGCACCAAGTCCGACGTGCTGCGGCTGGCCGGGGCGCAGCATGCGTCGTCGATCATCGTGGCCACCAACCGTGACGACACTGCCGTGCTGGTGACCCTGACGGCCCGCGAAATCGCGCCGAAGGCCAAGATCGTGGCCGCCATCCGGGAATCCGAAAATTCACACCTGCTCCAGCAATCGGGGGCGGATTCGGTGGTCGTCTCCTCGGAGACCGCCGGCCGGCTACTCGGTCTGGCCACCACCATGCCCAGCGTCGTGGAGATGATCGAGGACCTGCTGACCCCAGACGCCGGGCTGGCCATCGCCGAACGCGAAGTGGAGGCGAGCGAGGTCGGCGGATCGCCGCGTCACCTACGCGACATCGTGCTCGGCGTCGTGCGCGACGGACAGTTGCTCCGCATCGGTGCACCCGAAGTCGACGCCATCGAGGCCACCGACCGGCTGCTCTACATCAAAAACACGGGGCATTAG
- the nudC gene encoding NAD(+) diphosphatase — MDFQLSSVPLLSRVGADRADQLRTDVEAATVGWADAALLRVDSRNQVLVANGRVVLGAAAELGEKPPHDAVFLGRIENDRHVWAIRGALQAPEDPDAQTEVVNLRSLGPIFDDTSSQLVSSAVALLNWHDRARFSAVDGSPTKPARAGWSRVNPVTGHEEFPRIDPAVICLVHDGGDRAVLARQAVWPERMFSLVAGFVEAGESFEVCVVREIREEIGLNVTDVRYLGSQPWPFPRSLMVGFHALGDPDEEFAFNDGEIAEAAWFTRDEVRAALAVGDWSSSSESKLLLPGSISIARVIIESWAELD, encoded by the coding sequence GTGGACTTTCAGCTGAGCAGTGTTCCGTTGCTCTCCCGCGTCGGCGCCGACCGGGCCGATCAACTGCGGACCGACGTTGAGGCGGCCACCGTCGGATGGGCGGATGCGGCGCTGCTGCGGGTGGATTCGCGCAACCAGGTGTTGGTCGCCAACGGCCGGGTGGTGCTCGGCGCGGCGGCCGAACTGGGCGAAAAGCCGCCGCACGACGCTGTTTTCCTCGGCCGCATCGAGAACGACCGGCATGTCTGGGCCATCCGGGGAGCGCTGCAGGCGCCCGAGGACCCGGACGCTCAAACCGAGGTGGTGAACCTGCGCAGCCTCGGCCCGATCTTCGACGACACCAGCAGCCAGCTGGTGTCGTCGGCCGTTGCGCTGCTGAATTGGCATGACAGGGCGCGGTTTAGCGCGGTGGACGGCTCCCCGACGAAACCGGCCCGGGCGGGCTGGTCCCGAGTCAACCCGGTCACCGGTCACGAGGAGTTCCCGCGCATCGACCCGGCGGTCATCTGTCTGGTGCACGACGGCGGCGACCGCGCGGTGCTGGCCCGCCAGGCGGTGTGGCCCGAGCGAATGTTCTCCCTGGTGGCGGGATTCGTCGAAGCCGGAGAGTCTTTCGAGGTCTGTGTGGTCCGGGAGATCCGCGAGGAAATCGGCCTGAATGTGACCGATGTTCGTTACCTGGGCAGCCAGCCGTGGCCCTTTCCTCGTTCACTGATGGTCGGCTTCCACGCGTTGGGCGACCCCGACGAGGAGTTCGCATTCAACGACGGCGAGATCGCCGAGGCGGCCTGGTTCACCCGCGACGAGGTACGCGCGGCGCTGGCCGTCGGCGACTGGAGTAGTTCGTCGGAGTCGAAGCTGCTTCTGCCCGGTTCGATTTCGATCGCGCGGGTGATCATCGAATCCTGGGCGGAACTCGACTGA
- a CDS encoding sensor domain-containing protein: MASNLRSRPSGSTCKFWPIAIACCAAMLMTACSHSSTPATPHTVTRVDDMIVGIDEVRQIAKTDDLRPRAKADTHKPAPSDANAPAPCRVVGHNELTFGNNWTEFRSAGYHGVTDDIQPGGNAMVNGVTQAVARYANPDAAQGVLRQLESSLQACVALHDPGYAFTLDKPDPSTLRLSADQWSHLYRTKSAMILSVGVVGLEASDQIANSVLQIITDRVG; this comes from the coding sequence ATGGCGTCGAATTTGCGATCGCGGCCAAGCGGCTCGACGTGCAAATTCTGGCCGATTGCGATTGCGTGCTGCGCGGCGATGCTGATGACGGCGTGCTCGCATTCGAGCACCCCGGCCACGCCCCACACCGTCACGCGCGTCGACGACATGATCGTGGGCATCGACGAGGTCCGCCAGATTGCCAAGACGGACGATCTGAGGCCGCGCGCCAAGGCGGACACGCACAAGCCGGCTCCGTCCGACGCCAACGCTCCCGCGCCGTGCCGGGTGGTGGGACACAACGAGCTCACCTTCGGCAACAACTGGACGGAGTTTCGCAGCGCGGGCTATCACGGGGTCACCGACGACATTCAGCCGGGCGGCAACGCGATGGTCAATGGAGTCACTCAGGCGGTCGCGCGATACGCGAACCCCGATGCGGCGCAAGGCGTATTGCGTCAGCTGGAATCCTCGCTGCAGGCGTGTGTCGCCCTGCACGACCCCGGCTACGCTTTCACCCTCGACAAACCCGATCCCTCGACGCTGCGACTCAGCGCCGACCAGTGGAGCCACCTGTACCGCACCAAGTCAGCGATGATCCTGTCGGTCGGCGTGGTGGGGCTTGAAGCCTCGGATCAGATCGCGAATTCCGTTTTGCAGATCATCACCGATCGCGTCGGTTAG
- the mrx1 gene encoding mycoredoxin Mrx1: protein MSNAAITVYTTSWCGYCHRLMTVLKSNGIPYETVDIEHDAAAAEFVGSVNGGNRTVPTVKFADGSTLTNPSAAEVKAKLAQVAG, encoded by the coding sequence ATGAGCAACGCTGCGATTACCGTGTACACGACGTCATGGTGTGGCTATTGCCACCGGCTCATGACCGTGCTCAAGTCCAACGGAATCCCCTACGAGACGGTCGACATCGAACACGACGCGGCGGCCGCCGAATTCGTCGGCTCGGTCAATGGCGGCAACCGGACCGTGCCAACGGTGAAGTTCGCCGACGGATCGACGCTGACCAACCCGAGCGCTGCCGAGGTGAAAGCGAAGCTGGCCCAGGTCGCAGGTTAA
- a CDS encoding ATP-dependent DNA helicase UvrD2, with amino-acid sequence MPMVADPLTAGLDDEQREAVLAPRGPVCVLAGAGTGKTRTITHRIAQLVASGHVAAGQVLAVTFTQRAAGEMRSRLRTLDANTQTGSGVGAVQALTFHSAAHRQLRYFWPRVIGDTGWQLLDTKFAVVARAASRLRLNVSTDDVRDLAGEIEWAKASLIGPEAYPSEVAAAGRDIPLDAKKVADVYTAYEALKVRDESVTLLDFDDLLLHTAAAIENDAAVAEEFRDRYRCFVVDEYQDVTPLQQRVLSAWLGDRDDLTVVGDANQTIYSFTGASPRFLLDFSRQFPDATVVRLERDYRSTPQVVSLANQVIAAARGRVAGSKLQLSGQRAPGPAPTFCEHADETVEAAAVAKAIGGLIESGTKPSEIAVLYRVNAQSAIYEEALTEAGIAYQVRGGEGFFNRQEIKQAMVALHRRAERGSEQDLAGSLPDVVRAVLEPLGLTASEPDGTRARERWEALSALAELVEDEVAQRPQLELPGLVAELRVRADLRHPPVVQGVTLASLHAAKGLEWDAVFLVGLADGTLPISHALAHGAESEPVEEERRLLYVGITRARVHLALSWALSRSPGGRQTRKPSRFLNGIAPQARVDPGKSRRKQGGSRCRICNNNLTTPAAVMLRRCETCSADVDEALLLRLKQWRLDVAKEQKVPAYVVFTDNTLIAIAELLPDDEAALIAIPGIGARKLEQYGADVLGLVRGR; translated from the coding sequence ATGCCGATGGTCGCCGATCCACTGACCGCCGGGCTGGACGACGAGCAGCGTGAGGCCGTGCTGGCGCCACGCGGACCGGTTTGTGTGCTTGCAGGTGCTGGAACAGGCAAGACCCGCACCATCACGCATCGCATCGCCCAGCTCGTCGCGAGTGGTCATGTCGCCGCCGGGCAGGTGCTTGCGGTCACGTTCACCCAGCGCGCCGCGGGGGAGATGCGATCGCGATTGCGGACGCTGGACGCCAATACGCAGACCGGGTCGGGCGTCGGCGCCGTGCAGGCCCTGACCTTCCACTCGGCCGCACACCGCCAGCTGCGGTACTTCTGGCCGCGGGTGATCGGCGACACCGGCTGGCAGCTGCTGGACACCAAGTTTGCCGTCGTGGCCCGCGCGGCCAGCCGCCTACGGCTCAATGTCAGCACCGACGACGTGCGCGACCTGGCCGGCGAGATCGAATGGGCCAAGGCCTCGCTGATCGGCCCCGAGGCTTATCCGAGCGAGGTCGCCGCCGCCGGCCGCGACATCCCGCTGGACGCCAAGAAGGTCGCCGACGTCTACACCGCCTACGAGGCCCTCAAGGTCCGCGACGAATCGGTGACGCTGCTCGACTTCGACGACCTGCTGCTGCACACCGCCGCCGCGATCGAGAACGACGCCGCTGTCGCCGAGGAGTTCCGCGACCGTTATCGCTGCTTCGTGGTCGACGAGTACCAGGACGTCACCCCACTGCAACAGCGGGTGCTGTCGGCGTGGCTGGGTGATCGAGACGACCTCACGGTCGTCGGCGACGCCAACCAGACCATCTACTCGTTCACCGGCGCCTCGCCCCGCTTCCTGCTGGATTTCTCGCGGCAGTTCCCGGACGCCACGGTGGTGCGCCTGGAGCGCGATTACCGCTCCACCCCGCAGGTGGTCTCGCTGGCCAACCAGGTGATCGCGGCGGCCCGCGGCCGGGTCGCCGGCAGCAAGCTGCAGCTGTCTGGCCAACGTGCGCCGGGGCCGGCCCCGACGTTTTGCGAGCATGCCGACGAAACCGTCGAGGCGGCCGCGGTCGCGAAGGCGATCGGCGGGCTGATCGAATCCGGCACCAAGCCGTCGGAAATCGCGGTGCTTTACCGCGTCAATGCGCAGTCCGCGATCTACGAGGAAGCGTTGACCGAGGCGGGCATCGCCTACCAGGTTCGCGGCGGCGAGGGCTTCTTCAACCGCCAGGAGATCAAGCAGGCGATGGTGGCCCTGCACCGCCGTGCGGAGCGCGGCTCCGAACAAGACCTGGCGGGGTCGTTGCCCGACGTGGTCCGCGCGGTGCTGGAGCCGCTGGGGCTGACGGCCTCCGAACCCGACGGCACCCGGGCCAGGGAGCGCTGGGAGGCGCTGTCCGCGCTGGCCGAGCTGGTGGAGGACGAGGTGGCGCAGCGCCCGCAGCTGGAACTGCCGGGCTTGGTGGCCGAGCTGCGGGTCCGCGCCGACTTGCGCCATCCGCCGGTGGTGCAGGGCGTCACGCTCGCGTCGTTGCACGCCGCCAAGGGGCTGGAATGGGATGCGGTGTTCCTGGTCGGATTGGCTGACGGCACTCTGCCCATCTCGCACGCCTTGGCCCATGGCGCCGAGAGCGAACCGGTCGAGGAAGAGCGCCGCCTGCTGTATGTCGGAATCACCAGGGCCCGAGTGCATTTGGCCCTATCCTGGGCGCTGTCGCGCAGCCCGGGCGGTCGGCAGACCCGCAAGCCGTCGCGGTTTCTCAACGGCATTGCACCGCAGGCGCGCGTCGACCCGGGCAAATCCAGGCGCAAGCAAGGCGGTTCGCGCTGCCGGATCTGCAACAACAACCTGACCACCCCGGCGGCCGTCATGCTGCGCCGCTGCGAGACGTGCTCGGCCGACGTCGACGAGGCGTTGTTGCTGCGGCTCAAACAGTGGCGGTTGGATGTCGCCAAGGAGCAGAAGGTGCCCGCGTATGTCGTCTTCACCGACAACACGCTGATCGCGATCGCCGAACTGCTGCCCGACGACGAAGCGGCGCTGATCGCGATCCCGGGTATCGGCGCACGCAAACTCGAGCAGTACGGAGCCGACGTGCTGGGGCTGGTGCGCGGGCGCTGA
- a CDS encoding WhiB family transcriptional regulator: MSAQTVPRQPAPVLPCHADDPDLWFADAPADLERAKALCTHCPVRRQCLAAALDRAEPWGVWGGEIFERGSVVSYKRPRGRPRKGAVAA, encoded by the coding sequence ATGTCGGCACAGACAGTCCCCAGACAACCGGCGCCGGTGTTGCCATGTCACGCCGACGATCCCGATCTATGGTTTGCCGACGCACCGGCCGACCTGGAGCGCGCCAAGGCGCTCTGCACGCACTGCCCGGTCCGGCGACAATGCCTGGCCGCGGCGCTGGACCGGGCCGAGCCGTGGGGAGTGTGGGGCGGCGAGATATTCGAGCGGGGCTCGGTCGTGAGCTACAAACGTCCGCGCGGACGTCCCCGCAAGGGCGCGGTCGCCGCCTAG
- a CDS encoding macrolide-binding ATPase MABP-1: protein MDDGYVSEIKRGRAARNAKLASIPVGFAARSALGFGKRLTGKSKDEVQAELLEKAANQLFQVLGDLKGGAMKVGQALSVLEAAIPEEYGEPYREALTKLQKDAPPLPAEKVHRVLDAQLGTKWRDRFSSFDDTPVASASIGQVHKALWSDGREVAVKIQYPGADEALRADLKTMQRMVGVAKQLAPGADVQGVVDELIERTEMELDYRLEADNQRAFAKAYRDHPHFAVPRVVASAPKVVVQEWIQGVPMAEIIRHGTVEQRDLIGTRLLELTFDAPRRLQMLHGDAHPGNFMLLADGRMAVIDFGAVAPMPGGFPIELGMTIRLARDKNYDLLLPTMEKAGFIQKGQQVSVRDIDDMLRQYVEPVEVEVFHYTRKWLQKMSAVEIDRSVSQIRTARQMDLPPKLVIPMRVIMSVAAILCQLDAHVPIKSLTEELIPGFADPDVAAV from the coding sequence ATGGATGATGGGTATGTGTCTGAGATAAAACGGGGTCGGGCGGCGCGCAACGCGAAGCTGGCCAGTATTCCGGTCGGCTTTGCTGCGAGGTCAGCGCTGGGCTTCGGCAAGCGGCTGACCGGCAAGTCGAAAGACGAAGTCCAGGCCGAATTGCTGGAGAAGGCTGCCAACCAGCTTTTCCAGGTGCTGGGCGACCTCAAGGGCGGGGCGATGAAGGTCGGCCAGGCCTTGTCGGTGCTGGAAGCCGCGATCCCGGAGGAGTACGGCGAGCCGTACCGCGAAGCGTTGACGAAGTTGCAGAAGGACGCTCCGCCGCTGCCCGCCGAGAAGGTGCACCGGGTGCTCGACGCGCAGTTGGGCACCAAGTGGCGGGACCGGTTCAGTTCGTTCGACGACACCCCGGTGGCCTCGGCCAGCATCGGCCAGGTGCACAAGGCACTGTGGTCCGATGGCCGCGAGGTGGCCGTCAAGATCCAGTACCCGGGCGCCGACGAAGCGCTGCGGGCCGACCTGAAGACGATGCAGCGGATGGTCGGGGTAGCCAAACAGCTCGCGCCCGGCGCCGACGTCCAGGGCGTGGTCGACGAGCTGATCGAACGCACCGAGATGGAACTCGACTACCGGCTGGAGGCCGACAACCAGCGCGCGTTCGCGAAGGCGTATCGCGATCATCCGCACTTCGCGGTGCCGCGGGTGGTGGCCAGTGCGCCCAAGGTCGTCGTCCAGGAGTGGATCCAGGGCGTGCCGATGGCCGAGATCATCCGCCACGGCACCGTCGAGCAGCGCGATCTGATCGGCACCCGGCTCCTCGAGCTGACCTTTGACGCGCCGCGCCGGTTGCAGATGCTGCACGGCGACGCGCACCCGGGAAACTTCATGCTGTTAGCCGACGGCCGGATGGCCGTCATCGACTTCGGCGCAGTTGCGCCCATGCCCGGTGGTTTTCCGATCGAACTCGGGATGACCATCCGGTTGGCCCGCGACAAGAACTACGACCTGCTGTTGCCGACAATGGAAAAGGCCGGCTTCATCCAGAAAGGCCAGCAGGTGTCGGTGCGCGACATTGACGACATGCTGCGCCAGTACGTCGAACCGGTTGAGGTGGAGGTCTTCCACTACACCCGCAAGTGGTTGCAGAAGATGTCGGCCGTCGAGATCGACCGATCGGTGTCCCAGATCCGGACGGCCCGGCAGATGGATCTACCGCCCAAACTGGTGATCCCGATGCGGGTGATCATGTCCGTCGCCGCGATCCTGTGCCAGCTGGATGCTCACGTGCCGATCAAGTCGCTGACCGAGGAGCTGATCCCCGGTTTCGCCGACCCCGACGTCGCGGCCGTCTAG
- a CDS encoding cyclodehydratase has product MPGTATYALDPALPVLLRPDGAVQVGWDPRRAVLIRPPRGLAAAALAALLRAMQSPLPLTELQRHAVERGLTDRDGLTQLVTQLVSAGVVTRGCRQAGGRAASIRVHGRGPLSDLLMESLRCSGARIAHSSQPHAAVSRAAVDLVVLADYLVADPRMVRDLHSQRVAHLAVRVRDGTGLVGPLVIPGVTSCLGCADLHRSDRDAAWPAVAAQLRETVGVADRATLLATAALALSQVNRVIAAVRGRDAGPDPGPPQALNATLEFDLHAGAIVARQWTKHPLCWC; this is encoded by the coding sequence ATGCCGGGCACCGCGACGTATGCGCTGGACCCGGCGCTGCCCGTGCTGCTGCGCCCCGACGGTGCCGTGCAAGTGGGCTGGGATCCCCGCCGTGCGGTGCTGATCCGTCCCCCGCGCGGACTGGCCGCCGCGGCGTTAGCCGCACTGTTGCGCGCGATGCAATCACCCCTGCCGCTCACCGAGTTGCAGCGACACGCGGTCGAGCGCGGGTTAACCGACCGCGACGGCCTGACCCAGCTCGTCACGCAGCTGGTGAGCGCCGGGGTGGTGACCCGCGGGTGCCGCCAGGCCGGCGGCCGCGCCGCCTCGATCCGGGTGCACGGCCGCGGGCCGCTATCGGATTTGCTGATGGAGTCGCTGCGCTGCTCGGGCGCGCGGATCGCGCACAGCAGCCAACCGCACGCCGCGGTGTCGCGCGCCGCCGTGGATCTGGTGGTGCTGGCCGATTATCTGGTCGCCGATCCGCGGATGGTGCGCGACCTGCACAGCCAGCGCGTCGCGCACTTAGCGGTGCGGGTGCGCGACGGAACCGGGCTGGTCGGGCCGTTGGTCATTCCGGGCGTCACCAGCTGCCTGGGCTGTGCCGACTTACATCGCAGCGACCGCGATGCCGCGTGGCCGGCGGTCGCCGCCCAGCTGCGCGAGACCGTCGGCGTGGCCGATCGCGCCACCCTGCTGGCGACCGCGGCGCTGGCCCTTAGCCAGGTGAACCGGGTGATCGCCGCCGTGCGCGGCCGCGATGCCGGGCCCGATCCAGGACCACCGCAGGCGTTGAACGCCACCCTGGAATTCGATCTGCACGCCGGAGCCATCGTTGCGCGGCAGTGGACCAAGCATCCGCTGTGTTGGTGCTGA